The Nicotiana sylvestris chromosome 6, ASM39365v2, whole genome shotgun sequence genomic sequence AAAACATAATTTTCAAGGTAAAAAATTTCTCAAAATCATGCCTTAACACGACCGGAATGCTAGAAGGTTTTCTGGGTTGAATAGGTATTACTTGAACTTGAAAGATGTGTATCTGGAATTCAGAATGATCTTCCCTTTATTAGCTCGACTAAGTTGTTGGTTTAGGCATTGCCAATTGATGATCAAGAGTATCTTTGTCTTAACTTCTGTGCAATAATAATAAACTTTAAACTCTTTTCCGTCCAGGTACTGAAGCAGCTCCAAGGAAGAAGGCAGCAGTTTCTGCTTGAGGCCTTTAAGACAGTCACTTGAGAGTTGAGAGGCTATTAGTGGTAGCCTGATTTTGATAGTTCAAGTGTTAGAGCAAGTTAAATTTTGGGAACCTTCTATCTGGGGTTTAAAATGCCCATTGAAAAGATTGATGTGCTTAAAGTTTTCAAAGTATGTATTCCAACTCGGCATTTTTATAAAGAAGCATTTTATGGACTTCCATCGCTTGTTGGGTCTGAGCTGCCTGTCCATTTATTATGTTACCTTGAGGTTGTTCAAATTGCTTATTCCAAATCCATTGCAGTATGAAATGAAATGAGGGTGTGTAAATCTTTTGCTGATCCCGTTCTTCCTTATCATTCACTTGCTGTTGCTTAATTTTTCTCTTGGCCCTTCTGTGAAGCTGCTGAAGATGCTGCCTGAGTCTCTTTATTTTGCTCTAGTTGGCTTGATTGGCGATGTACAATATTTATATGGTTATACCCGTTCTTAATGTTTGCTTAGATGATTAGTTCAGCCTGTAGTATGAATTCAGATGCCTATGAAGTGCCTGGAAAAGAAATCAGCTTGGCATACAAGTAAAGTTTGGTAGTCATACTCAGAAAAAAAAGTGTTCTTTGATCTCTGCTCTATTCTTGGAAGGTGTCTTGTTTCCTGGAATCTGATGGTGTGACCAAGATGTTTGAGTTGCTACGGACAAACCTATTCCCTGCCATACTAACTGCCCCCTCTTTCCATTCTCACATATGTTATTTGCTCTTTGTTTATTTAGATGTGTTGGAGGAAGTAGATTTTTGTGGGCTAAATTAGATAAGCCTAACCTATTCAAAAGTGTACCATTAGAGGACTACTGTGGAAAAACAGCAAACCAGCAATGGTCCTCATCTTTGATATTATAGTGTAGTGAGCTGCCAAGGTTTGAGTATTTGCCATATTATATTTTTGCCAATTTCCTTGAATTTGGCATTTGACTATGAAGTGCAAACTGCAAAGTTTATGAAGTCGTTATTGGCCAACTAACTCAATAATGGTGGTATTGTGAGATATCTGGAGATTCCTATCTTCATTCAAAGAAACTGTATATTGTTTGAAGGGAGCTGCTCTGCTCCATTAACCTTTGCTCCAGTAATTATCAATGCATCCTTAGATGGATGACACGTGCCCTTATAAGTATGAAAGGCTGGAATTCCCTTGTAACTTATTCTCTATACTTTGATCTACTCCAAAATTTGTTTACTCGTCAAacattatttttgtttttgtggttaatattttgatatattaTTTCAAGAAAATCATACTATTAATATGTGAATCCTCTCACCAACTGTGATAATTACTTTGTGTAGGACAAAATATGCGCATAGTGcactgattttttttattttatttattcatAGCATCaaatattgatttttttttttacatgtaAACAAACTAAGTCTAATTCTATTAAACAATAaccatatttatttttaaatgtgaatgaagaaaaaaaaactcaaCAGCTTTTTTGCTTTATCAAATGCCACACTTTGATATGTTGTATGCTTTCTTGGAAGGGGATAATAGCTTTGGAAGGAGATAAGTACAAAAGCTTTGGGAGGGTAGGCTCTTTGTTTTCCAGCAGTACCATTAATAGAATGCAACCAAAAAAAGAGAATTAAGTTAGAAACGAATCTCAGCCTTTCATACTTATGAAAGCAAGTGTCATCCATTTAAAGATGCATTGATGATTATTGGAGCAAAGAGTAATGGAGCAGAGCCGCTCCCTTGTTTGAATATATTAAATTCAGGCGCAACAATCGTTTAGAATTTAGACGTTGTGGATTTTGAAAGTGTACTTTCCAAAAATGTATTTATCTTGTGTGTGTGAGCGCGCTCGAATCCAACTGGGGTATCAACTGAATAATCAGAACTGAATCTCGAAAGTGGGGTCAAAATGCCGTATGATCTCAAATTGTTAGAATGGGCTGATGCTGATGGCTCAACGTTACAACAAATTTTTGATAGAAATTGAAGAGGGTTGGTCTTAGAATTAAGTCGAGTACCGTTGGGGAGGCAATCCAGTTGTTAGTTGGTTTCAATTAAAGGTGGACAACATAATTAAATTGGGGTTGTCATTTGTTCTATACGTCCAACTAGGAGTAGCAAACCGGCGGGGCGGGACGagtcggatatggttcgggttgAAAATGGGTAAATCATCCGACtcaacccatatttaatacggataaaaatagGTTAACTAGCGGATAATATGAGTAAcgatattatccatgacttcttgcatatgatcacttttgggagaattcttagtttCCCTAACTTGGGGAACCCATAATTTGagactttacaaatgtaaaagttagacccattgattatccattggttactcattggttatccattttcgaaatggataatatggttcttatccatatttgatccgtttttaaaaagttcattatccaacccatttttgatggataatatgggttattaactgttttctttgaaccattttgccacccctacGTCCAATTGAGTCAGAAACTAATAAATCCAACGAAAAGGGCTAAAATATTCTTGAACTCTAGTCTTTGAGAATCAAACTACATAAATTTTGACCAACAtttaacatatatatttttttttaccaTATTAATATGAGAAAAATTATAAATTATATGTAGTACTTTTCGTATAGTTTCCGAATAgttaaatattaattttaaaatattaagaaactttaatgcaatttaactttaaaaattaattaaattaactCTCAAAAAGTTGAATcgtgacaagtaaaagtgaaggAATGGagtaattttttttcctttctttttcataATACTGGTTCAATAACTACTCATCTTAGAAATGTCTCAACACCTCAAGATGTGGTAGCCTGTAGGTAGATCCAAAAGGAATGTCTTGTGAAATTAAGGATATCAACCACCTCACTTGATGGTGGTAAATACAAGTACAACTAGTAGCAGCAATTATGATTTGTGGGGTGCAAAAGGACAGTGACATACGCAAGAATTTTTATAAGTGGTATTAACACTCGAAAAAGtgaacaaataaataaattaccGTACTGGCAAGcggtattattttttatatttatatttaattttatttattatttatatatacaGATTACGAAAAAAAATCTACTCAAGCAAGGTGCCTGCACCCCTTAAAAGGATAAGATGACAAATTAAGccattgaaaataaaagaagcaaaagaGGACCACCATTAGTGTTATTTTAGCAAGTTAAGTGACCATGCATCTAATTCGATACTGACATTGGAAAAGTGcttaaatttttttttggtttttcatgTTCGGTACTCGCATTGGAGCCgagcccgactatatccggattTGCACCGGATAGGGCCATATCAatggcggatccaggattttaaaGTCCTGGGTGCTCACTGATAAAAATTctgaaagaagaggaaaaatgagtTTAATAATGGGTACTCACTCAATAtttatctaaatatttttataattacatatATAAATTTACTAAATCTTGTCAAAGATAATGTGTGCTTGAGCACCCAAAAAAACAACATGTAGATCCACCACTGGACCCTATTCGGGAGGGGAACGCTCCCTACTAAAGATTTTTTCATACGACTTAACTCGAGACTCTTTTGAATAAGGGAACTAAAGATTTTTTCATACGACTTAAGTAGAGACTCTTTTGAATAAGGGAGGACCACATCCTTTAGTGGTGCTTAACTTTTGTTATAAAATTCTATGTTCCAAATAAACCGCAATAATCTTAGTGCCACTCATTTCCACAAGACCATGTTACTATGTTAGGCTGTAGAGAGGTAGGCATTGGCAGAAAAACACGTCTCATTCTCTCAGCATTTATTGGTATTAATTGATTTGTAGAAACAGCTCTTCAAAATGATTAAGGGTCCTTTTAAGACACAGAAAATATAGATAAGAGAAAATAATCATTAAGGAGCTAAACAAGGGAGTCATTTAAGTAGCCAAAATTGAGATTAACTTATTCATCTATCTTCTTCGCAAAGTTACTTCCTTTTCATATGTAAGCTGGTAAATGTAAAGAatcttgaaatttttctttttcacaaaGTTGCTATCTTTGCATATTTAAAGTTGGTTAAGAGCAAATAATCTTGATTTCTTGCTTGCAGTTTAACTGAGTAAATGTTTCTAAAGAAGTGTGGGAGCCAGTTATTAGAAGGAAAATCAAAGTTGGGAACTTACTAATTGATGGCACAAACTGAATCAAAGTTGAAGGCTTTAACAACATTTGTGGTTGCTGTGATTGTTTTTGTCGTTCTATCTTCCAATGTTTTTGCGTCTGCAGAGCAGATTTCAGATAGAATCACTCTGAGTAATAATGGAACAACTCATGACTTTGAATCAGGTTATGTATTCAACCTATTCAATATTCTGAGGCTAAAGGCTGAAATGCATTACCATCATGTTTGGCCAGTAAGTTCACTTTCCCTTTCTTCCCTCAACACCATTTCTCCCTTGTTCCAGCTATTCTTATAAATAAATGGaccttgggcctaactcaacTAATGGGGTGAGAATTGCCTAAGACCATATAAGGAGTCCAAGTTACCCATCTTGAGCCGATGTGGGACTCAACAACTCCCCTGGATAACTGGGGCCTAGACAATATAAAGATGGGGGGCCCAAAAGATTGGGGGGCCAATATCGGCTAAATAATGAGATGAGCGTGGCTCTGATAATAAATAGACTTTGGGCCTAACTCAACCCAAAAACTAGCTCGCGCGCGAGGATTGTTGAAGACAATATAAGGAGTCCAAGTTACCCATTTTGAGCCGATGTGGGACTCAACATAGTCTGTTTCCGTCTTTGAATTTTAGAAACATTCCATATTAATGCAATTACATGACAGTAACAAAATTGAGGTGAACTTGCTGAAAGTGTCATTCTTTACTGTAAGAGTTTTTCACCTTCTGGTCATTTTCGTCTgcttgagctgagggtctatcgCAAACCACCTCTCTGCCCCTTGgaccccacttatgggatttTTGTTgccgttgttattgttgttgagcaATGCACGCATAGTTCAGTTATGTGATTTTACTGTTATAGTGGAAAAAATTCAGTTATTTAATTTGACAAAGATTAACTTTACTGTTATAGTGATAAAATTCAGTGCCGATACGTGAAATTAACATAAAGTAGATGTTACTACTGAAGTTTGGTATGCATTTCAGGAACTGCAAGTTGGGTGGAGAGTAATTGTTGGTTCAATAATTGGATTCTTCGCTGCTGCTTTAGGGAGTGCAGGAGGAGTAGGGGGAGGTGGTATCTTTGTTCCCATGCTTACTTTAATCATCGGATTTGATCCAAAGACATCAACTGCAATATCGAAATGTAAGAATCCGTTTATGATCTCCAATGTTCATAATTACCATGCTGCTCTTGTATTTCAGGAGATCTGTTACAAAACTTAATTTGAGGTGAGAAGCTTCTTGATAGATATTACTTCCAACTGCATGTTAGATGGTTTTAGAATCAATATATTGTTGATTCCTTGTGTGTCATTCAAGTTTTACTAGAGCCAGGGCTACTTGTGAATCAATATTGTGCTGATTCTTACATCATTCAGTTTACTAGAGAAAATTTACATGCAGCTTAGGACCATAGTTCCATTTTTTGGTGCTTTCTTTGAGCGTTCTGTTTTTCTTGCAAGGTATGATCACTGGTGCAGCGGGTGCAACTGTCTACTACAACTTAAAGCTGCGGCATCCAACAATGGACATGTCTATTATTGATTACAATCTAGCTCTTCTTTTCCAACCAATGTTGTTGCTAGGTATCAGTATCGGAGTTGTTCTAAACGTACTTTTTGCAGAGTGGATGCTTACAGTCTTATTGATCATCCTTTTCATAGGTAGCGCAAGGTTTATAGCTTCATTCTTACCCATGTCATCAAGAGAATTACTCTGATTGGTTATGGTACTTGCAGTGGCATCAACTAAGGCATTTTCCAAAGGTGTTGAGACGTGGAAAAGAGAAACGATAATAAAGGAGGTTGTCTCTTATTCTATCCTGTGATTTGTAGAGTAGAATAGAAGATTGAGTCTCTCTGATACCTTGTTCACATATCTATTTTGACATCCAGGAAGTTGCTGGACGCTTGGCATCTGGTGGTCAGTTGCTTCATTATCTGCTTTATCTTGTAGAATATCAGCAATGGTATTTGACCAATTAGTTTAATGAACTGAAATCAGGTGCTGATGGTGAGGAAGTAATATACAAACTTCTACCTGAGGGTCCAGATAATCGATCTAGAGTTGAAAAAAAAGTTTATAAGGCATCAGaggtgattatcctgtgtcccgatttaatttaattttcttttgtCTGTTCCAGTTTACTTCTCCACCTACATGAAAAATCATAATTACAGATTAGTATTGGTTTGAAATTGATGTGAAGTACTCGACGCCATTTATCCAAACTTTCAACCTTTATACAAAATCACCTATATAGTTAAACTTTAGTTTGAAGGGATTTGTTCAATGGTCTATGGCATAAACCAGAGATTATAAGATCTAAGTCCCATCTCCTCCCGAGCAGCTAACTTTATTTTTCTCCAAAGAGAAAAACATATGAAACTTCAGTTTTTAATCTTTTCAGTAGTCAAATTGGGTGTGCTAAAGTGGCACAAGGGAGCTTAGAGTGATTGTTTTTTGAAAATATGTCCTCTTGTGCTAATTTGTTGAGCTTTTCCAGATGCCAATTATTGACAATGTATACTGGAAGGATATCACCACACTTATTGCCGTCTGGGTCGTTATCCTTGTTCTGCATATATCCAAGGTTCTTACATTTATCTCTTTGCCTGTTTCCGAGGCTTTACACATTTAGGATTGCCTTCTATGATTTCCTGCATTTATTAGCGGATTTGATGGAAAGCTGTCATTTTTTTTACAGAATTATTCATCAACTTGTTCCGTGGCATATTGGATCTTAAACCTCTTACAGGTATGTGTTGTTATTGCAATGCTAACAGGTCTGTGTGTGTATGCTCCACTGCTTCTCAATGTTTTGTAATTCCTTTTATACCTTATTTACTAGCAAGCCTTTTATTTATTTGATGAACAATCTTTTGCTATAGAAACTAATGTGCATTGTACTTCCATGTCTAGGCTTATATTGGTATTGATACTTGTAGCATGATGCTGCGTTCTGGCCATGTCGAATGACCTATGACCTTCTCTTCTCCGATGAATAGAGAACTTTTGACTAAGATAATTCCGATTTTTCAGGTTCCTGTTGCTGTAGGAGCTGCTGTATATCAAGCAGTTTGCTTGTACAATGGATCAAGGGTTATCATGTCAAGCAGAGATGCCGTAATAATCTGGAAAGTGCATCAGTTGATTCTTTGCTGTTGCTGTGGCATTTTGGCTGGTATAGTTGGTGGATTGCTTGGTCTTGGTGGAGGATTCATTTTGGGACCATTGCTTCTAGAGCAAGGCATTCCTCCCCAGGTTTCATATCCATCTCATTTTCCATTTTGGTTTGGCTTTTTGTTGCCAAGATATAAAGCTTATTTCATGATATTGGTAAATGCAGGTATCAAGTGCCACTGCAACCTTTGTTATGACATTTTCCTCCTCCATGTCCGTCATACAATATTACCTACTAAGACGCTTTCCAATACCATATGGTAGTGAAGAAACTTGAATGTTTTAGTTGGACATTCCTAGTTGTGTAGTTGATTACATTCAAAGCTCCTTTTCACACCCTGAAGTTGTAGGTGGGGGAATGCTGACCTGTTTGGACGGTAGAACGGGGAGAGAGGGAGCCGTGCCCTTCTCTATCCGGGCACGAGCAGGaacataaaaaaaaatggaaaaccatcTGAGCAATCCACTCTTGTTATGACATTTTCCTCTCCTCCATGTCCGTCATTCAAAGCTCCTTATGAAACTGTTTACTGATTTTTGGTTTCTCTTTTGCAGCCCTATATTTTGTTGCTGTAAGCACTATTGCGGCCTTTGTAGGACAGAATGTTGTAAGGAAAATAATTAGCATTGTGGGCAGAGCATCTGTCATTATCTTTGTATTGGCCTTCACAATCTTTGTGAGCGCCCTCTCATTAGGCAAGTATTATTCACTCTGTTAATATGGTTCTGATCGTATTTGTTTTTGTCGACAGCTTCTGTTACTAAGTTTATTTATTGGTGCAGGTGGTGTTGGCATATTAGACACGATTAAAAAAGTCGAGGAAGGGCAGCATATAGGATTCGACAACATCTGTGCATACAATTCTTAAGCAAAGCATTCATGTTCTAATTTGCACTTTCTGTATtttttagtgggcgtttggacataagaattgtaaaattccaaaaaagatagaatttttttttcaagtgaaactggtatttgaaatttagagttgtgtttggacatgaatataattttgggttgtttttgaagttttgtgagtgatttgagtgaaaaattcgaaaaataactttttggagtttttcaaattttcgaaattttccaaaatgcatcttcaagtgaaaagtgaaaaatttattaacaaacgctgatttcgaaaaaaagtgaaaattttttgaaaaaaatttcttatgtccaaatggGCTCTTAGTATCAGATCTCAAGTTTTGGTCAATTTTTATAGTTTCTCTTGGCGATAAATATTAGACAGCCTATTGTTTTGGTTTATAACTTGATTTTCTCATGGAATTTATCAAATGATTTCGTTGAAATACCTTCTGTTTAGTAACTCCTATCATAAAATATTTCAATGAAAATGTCTATATTCCCTCTTGGTATGAGCAAATAATTTTTTAATGGTAAAAATGCTCAACCTTGCCAAGTGGATTGAGTGCGTTGAACTTGAAATGAATGaataaattgaaaagaaaataaatgcGAGGAAGATAAGAAAAGTTGTGGTATGCAATCATCTTATAAAATTGTTAAATGAAAGAGTTTGCTGTAGCAACTAATTTAGGATCTTAGCGCAGCTAATTGATTAACGCGGTTAAGGAAAAAAATTTGGTTCAACATGATATTTAAGTTCACGGTAAACGGTCAAATATATTCATGTATTATAAAAAAAGATTCAAATATATTCTTTGTTATACTTTGAATTCAAATATACCTCTATCATTatactattggttcaaatatatCCTTTTTCTGTTAAGTTTATCCAAAGTTGACATCTAATTTTATGTGGCACTGGCATTTGATGAGGTGGATGCCACATGGCTTGCCACCTCAACGCCCCTAACCCATTTTACCCCtcccttctattttttttttcaccaTTAAAATTTCCTTCTCCTCCACCACTAGTGCCACCATTACCGCTACTAGgagtgtacataggtcgggttggttcggattttataattatcaaaccaaaccaattgtgtcgggttattaaatctaaagaccaaaccaataaATCTCGGATTTTTCAATCTtggtttttctcgggttttctCGGATTTTCGGGTTATTCGGATTTTTTCGGGCTCTTTTttcccggtaaaatcttcgtagaacaaaacatataacgtatgctcaaaatatttctttaatcctagtaagatacaactatataaagtattttccaagaaaataatacaaaatatgagatgtgtcatggcattatcctaaaatatttcaacaataaagataataaaattatgtaatataaatattgctaattaaaaagccataataaaaataaacataatctaaaagtactaagtcatgctaaaataaatagactaataagtgagtattaattacatgattaaacgctaaagaaaaataaaaataggttatgcatttttatctaaattattgcaaaacaaaaaagagatattcaatacattcccgttcgtaatattaaattgaatgtcttttgttagcattagtattgatttgattttggtttgggcttttgtttgcattatttaatttactaatattaatggctaagcagtcaaaagttctaagtccaatcttgaaataataccttaaaagataaaattatgaattttttaagaaatatttataaattacatcacaataagtatatttatatattaaatatatctaaaatttctatatatataatatcgggttggtttggtttcggtttgactttctttagttaaaaccaaaccaaaccaattatggtcgaatttctttttccaacaccaaaccatagtcgggtttttttctcggtttgactcggattatcgggttggtgcggtttgtcggtttcttTTGTACACCCCTAACCGCTACCATGAAAAATATTGTATTTCAAATTTTAGTCTTTTATATACGGATTAAGGGCATCGAGATGACATACTATGTGACATTCACCTCATCAAATATCATTGCCACGTGGGATTGAACGTTCACCTTGGACAAACTAATAGAAGAGGGGTATATTTGAACCAATGGTATTACAACAAGAATATATTTGGACCAAAAATATAACAAAGGGTATATTTAAAATAATTGTATATTTGCCCCTTTACCGTTAAGTTTATAATAATATATAGAGTTTTTACACTATCACGTTAAGTTAGACCTATAACTATATGTAACTCTTTATCGAAAAATCGGATAATAACGTG encodes the following:
- the LOC104227363 gene encoding sulfite exporter TauE/SafE family protein 3-like isoform X2, with product MAQTESKLKALTTFVVAVIVFVVLSSNVFASAEQISDRITLSNNGTTHDFESGYVFNLFNILRLKAEMHYHHVWPELQVGWRVIVGSIIGFFAAALGSAGGVGGGGIFVPMLTLIIGFDPKTSTAISKCMITGAAGATVYYNLKLRHPTMDMSIIDYNLALLFQPMLLLGISIGVVLNVLFAEWMLTVLLIILFIVASTKAFSKGVETWKRETIIKEEVAGRLASGGADGEEVIYKLLPEGPDNRSRVEKKVYKASEMPIIDNVYWKDITTLIAVWVVILVLHISKNYSSTCSVAYWILNLLQVPVAVGAAVYQAVCLYNGSRVIMSSRDAVIIWKVHQLILCCCCGILAGIVGGLLGLGGGFILGPLLLEQGIPPQVSSATATFVMTFSSSMSVIQYYLLRRFPIPYGGGMLTCLDGRTGREGAVPFSIRARAGT
- the LOC104227363 gene encoding sulfite exporter TauE/SafE family protein 3-like isoform X3; translated protein: MHYHHVWPELQVGWRVIVGSIIGFFAAALGSAGGVGGGGIFVPMLTLIIGFDPKTSTAISKCMITGAAGATVYYNLKLRHPTMDMSIIDYNLALLFQPMLLLGISIGVVLNVLFAEWMLTVLLIILFIVASTKAFSKGVETWKRETIIKEEVAGRLASGGADGEEVIYKLLPEGPDNRSRVEKKVYKASEMPIIDNVYWKDITTLIAVWVVILVLHISKNYSSTCSVAYWILNLLQVPVAVGAAVYQAVCLYNGSRVIMSSRDAVIIWKVHQLILCCCCGILAGIVGGLLGLGGGFILGPLLLEQGIPPQVSSATATFVMTFSSSMSVIQYYLLRRFPIPYALYFVAVSTIAAFVGQNVVRKIISIVGRASVIIFVLAFTIFVSALSLGGVGILDTIKKVEEGQHIGFDNICAYNS
- the LOC104227363 gene encoding sulfite exporter TauE/SafE family protein 3-like isoform X1, which translates into the protein MAQTESKLKALTTFVVAVIVFVVLSSNVFASAEQISDRITLSNNGTTHDFESGYVFNLFNILRLKAEMHYHHVWPELQVGWRVIVGSIIGFFAAALGSAGGVGGGGIFVPMLTLIIGFDPKTSTAISKCMITGAAGATVYYNLKLRHPTMDMSIIDYNLALLFQPMLLLGISIGVVLNVLFAEWMLTVLLIILFIVASTKAFSKGVETWKRETIIKEEVAGRLASGGADGEEVIYKLLPEGPDNRSRVEKKVYKASEMPIIDNVYWKDITTLIAVWVVILVLHISKNYSSTCSVAYWILNLLQVPVAVGAAVYQAVCLYNGSRVIMSSRDAVIIWKVHQLILCCCCGILAGIVGGLLGLGGGFILGPLLLEQGIPPQVSSATATFVMTFSSSMSVIQYYLLRRFPIPYALYFVAVSTIAAFVGQNVVRKIISIVGRASVIIFVLAFTIFVSALSLGGVGILDTIKKVEEGQHIGFDNICAYNS